In Cherax quadricarinatus isolate ZL_2023a chromosome 52, ASM3850222v1, whole genome shotgun sequence, the following proteins share a genomic window:
- the LOC138854216 gene encoding kielin/chordin-like protein, with amino-acid sequence MIFRTSLVMSLLTLLTLAESRVIKDELKPLHRPCCFGSAKVKHGKPALTLPRCCFQLICNDGKFEKRYIGKPGNTSCCELDGVLYPEGYEMPTCLPLVCENGEWHFLERVRDCCSMCTVYNDPHLVTFDNHTYDWHGACNYTITQNDFTYTPDVAVYSDFGRCWGCASCLTTTTFRNDPHTIITLYADSVFDFMVNGSPYTVPESGIHSVWSSDGPRPVLAWRRRNCVILVGSTWLVLHHCHHRLDIWAHPSHTGSLDGLCGHFNFYLHDDFTDRFSIVHKLDAYPREFPLTWKTKDQTNQDCNHHEITAGCPAIGNPCRADSAQMDEYTARCKTVLLPVVRNNPDLHHHIGSCAFDLCMMYRSGVTDVDSWLQTLVTTVEDTAHLLLGRDAFEDVIIPARLASSTVTVLTTILHKEVVTSMVTSLTDGFSTVLVFYDYGDAAVISTPTMDFFPSYDYDYSLVTSTSNTLAYYDDSTVVSPLAHSSYDYDDSSVQPNTVLSLR; translated from the exons ATGATTTTCCGCACTTCTCTGGTAATGTCATTGCTGACTCTACTTACACTCGCTGAAAGTAGAG TTATAAAGGACGAACTTAAGCCGCTCCACCGTCCTTGTTGCTTTGGCTCTGCTAAAGTTAAACACGGGAAACCAGCCCTGACTCTACCACGCTGTTGCTTTCAGCTAATTTGTAATGACGGGAAATTTGAGAAAAGATACATAGGCAAACCCGGCAACACCAGCT GCTGTGAATTGGACGGAGTCCTGTATCCTGAAGGTTACGAAATGCCCACCTGCTTACCACTAGTCTGTGAGAACGGAGAATGGCACTTCTTGGAGCGCGTTAGAGATTGTT GTAGCATGTGTACGGTATACAACGACCCTCACTTGGTGACATTTGACAACCATACGTATGACTGGCATGGCGCATGTAACTACACAATCACGCAAAATGACTTCACCTATACTCCTGACGTTGCTGTCTACAGTGATTTCGGTCGTTGCTGGGGATGTGCATCCTGCCTAACGACGACTACTTTCAGAAACGACCCACACACTATAATTACCCTCTATGCTGATTCAGTATTCGAC TTTATGGTAAACGGTTCACCATACACCGTGCCGGAAAGTGGGATCCATTCTGTTTGGTCTTCGGATGGTCCTCGACCAGTACTAGCCTGGCGTAGGAGGAACTGCGTAATCCTCGTTGGATCCACTTGGCTAGTG CTGCATCACTGCCATCATAGACTGGACATATGGGCTCACCCCAGTCATACTGGGAGCCTCGACGGACTCTGTGGTCACTTTAATTTCTACCTCCACGATGACTTCACAGACCGCTTCTCAATCGTCCACAAACTGGACGCCTATCCTCGAGAATTCCCTCTTACCTGGAAG ACAAAAGATCAAACAAATCAGGATTGCAACCATCACGAAATCACTGCAGGCTGTCCGGCAATT GGTAACCCGTGCCGTGCTGACTCTGCACAAATGGACGAGTACACAGCTCGTTGCAAGACGGTGTTGCTGCCTGTAGTAAGAAACAACCCTGATCTACATCATCATATCG gCTCTTGCGCATTCGACTTGTGCATGATGTACAGGAGCGGTGTGACTGACGTCGACTCATGGCTTCAAACGCTAGTGACGACCGTGGAAGATACAGCCCACCTGCTTCTAGGGAGAG ATGCATTCGAGGATGTAATTATTCCTGCTCGACTGGCGTCTAGTACAGTTACGGTTCTCACAACAATCCTCCACAAAGAGGTGGTAACATCTATGGTGACTTCACTAACGGATGGATTTTCCACCGTCTTGGTTTTCTATGATTACGGTGACGCTGCCGTCATCTCTACTCCTACCATGGATTTTTTTCCTTCCTACGATTATGACTACTCCTTAGTAACTTCTACCAGCAATACACTAGCCTACTACGATGACTCTACCGTGGTCTCTCCCCTTGCGCACAGTTCCTACGATTACGATGACTCTTCAGTGCAGCCCAACACTGTTCTCAGTCTACGATGA